From a region of the Thermus caldilimi genome:
- a CDS encoding intradiol ring-cleavage dioxygenase, whose product MKRRTLLGFFLSLPLARAQCPPTPALTEGPYYLREVPRRRDLREGLPGIPLRLTLRVQDRTCQPLGGVRVDLWHTDALGRYSGVNAPGVFCRGWQPTDNQGQVEFLTLFPGWYPSRTPHLHLRVETGGRSFATQLFFPEEAQRQVYAQPPYAERGMPRIGNRQDMIFRADLLLALKPEGGGYGGSFVLTLPF is encoded by the coding sequence ATGAAACGGCGCACCCTGTTAGGGTTTTTCCTCTCCCTTCCTCTGGCGCGGGCCCAGTGCCCGCCCACCCCGGCCCTCACGGAAGGGCCCTACTACCTTAGGGAAGTACCCCGGCGGAGGGACCTGAGGGAAGGGCTTCCCGGAATCCCCCTTCGGCTTACCCTCCGGGTGCAGGACCGCACCTGCCAACCCCTTGGGGGCGTGCGGGTGGACCTCTGGCACACGGATGCCCTAGGGCGCTACTCGGGGGTGAACGCCCCTGGGGTCTTCTGCCGGGGTTGGCAGCCCACGGACAACCAGGGCCAGGTGGAGTTTCTCACCCTCTTTCCCGGCTGGTACCCAAGCCGTACCCCCCACCTGCACCTCCGGGTGGAGACGGGAGGCAGAAGCTTCGCCACCCAGCTTTTCTTCCCCGAGGAAGCCCAGCGTCAGGTCTACGCCCAACCCCCCTACGCGGAAAGGGGGATGCCCCGGATCGGCAACCGCCAGGACATGATCTTCCGAGCCGACCTCCTCCTGGCCCTGAAGCCCGAAGGGGGGGGTTATGGGGGAAGCTTCGTCCTTACCCTGCCCTTTTAG
- a CDS encoding YceI family protein, with the protein MRWLVWTLVLLVPSLAQSFEVVSGEARYRVREQLVQVGIGDAVGTTQAVKGQVALQGARATGEFVVDLRELRSDQQRRDNYLRQNTLQTDRFPTATFRPKAVEGLPNPLPASGRFPVRVVGDLTLRDVTEEVVWEGEAVFQGQEVRVSLKTEFPFEKFRLVQPRVPILLSVENRIRLEVDLSLRRK; encoded by the coding sequence ATGCGATGGCTTGTATGGACCCTGGTATTGCTGGTTCCCAGCCTGGCCCAAAGCTTTGAGGTGGTTTCCGGGGAAGCCCGCTACCGGGTGCGGGAACAGCTAGTGCAGGTGGGCATCGGCGATGCCGTGGGCACCACCCAGGCGGTGAAGGGGCAGGTGGCCCTCCAGGGCGCCAGGGCCACGGGGGAGTTCGTGGTGGATCTGAGGGAACTCCGAAGCGACCAGCAGCGGCGGGATAACTACCTCAGGCAAAACACCTTGCAAACGGACCGTTTCCCCACCGCCACCTTCCGGCCCAAGGCGGTGGAGGGGCTTCCCAACCCTCTGCCCGCAAGCGGCAGGTTCCCCGTACGGGTGGTGGGGGACCTCACCCTCCGGGACGTGACCGAGGAGGTGGTCTGGGAGGGAGAGGCGGTGTTCCAGGGCCAGGAGGTGCGGGTGAGCCTGAAGACCGAGTTTCCCTTTGAAAAATTCCGGCTGGTCCAGCCCCGGGTGCCCATCCTCCTCAGCGTGGAAAACCGCATCCGGCTGGAGGTGGACCTCAGCTTGAGGCGAAAATGA
- a CDS encoding HAD family hydrolase has protein sequence MVQAVLFDVGNTLILASPRFWLLPFLEERGLKPRRDLKAAALAAFRFYEDHHLEARDLETALGLWREFHRRLFTGMGLEEHAEALSRELVANWRNPRFWPVVPGAEATLQALKERGYALAVVSNWDATLPEILEVVGLRPYFQHLSVSALSGVAKPNSRLFQEALEALGVAPEEALHVGDSEADWVGAQGAGVKPLLFDPLGENPQALHRLEGVLDYLP, from the coding sequence ATGGTCCAGGCGGTGCTCTTCGACGTGGGCAACACCCTGATCCTGGCAAGCCCCCGGTTTTGGCTTCTACCCTTCTTGGAAGAACGAGGCCTTAAGCCCAGGAGGGATCTCAAGGCGGCGGCCTTGGCGGCTTTTCGCTTCTATGAGGACCACCACCTCGAGGCCCGGGATCTGGAAACCGCCCTGGGGCTTTGGCGGGAGTTCCACCGGAGGCTCTTTACGGGGATGGGCCTCGAGGAGCACGCTGAGGCCCTGAGCCGGGAGCTGGTGGCCAACTGGAGGAACCCCCGGTTCTGGCCCGTGGTGCCCGGGGCCGAGGCCACCTTACAGGCCCTGAAGGAGCGGGGCTATGCCCTGGCGGTGGTGTCCAACTGGGATGCCACCCTGCCGGAGATCCTGGAGGTGGTGGGCTTGAGGCCCTACTTCCAGCACCTTTCGGTGAGCGCCCTTTCCGGGGTGGCCAAACCCAACTCCAGGCTTTTCCAGGAGGCCCTCGAGGCCCTGGGCGTGGCTCCTGAAGAGGCGCTGCACGTGGGGGACTCGGAGGCCGATTGGGTCGGGGCCCAGGGGGCTGGGGTTAAACCCCTCCTCTTTGACCCCCTGGGGGAGAACCCCCAGGCCCTTCACCGGCTGGAGGGAGTGTTAGACTACCTCCCATGA
- a CDS encoding uroporphyrinogen-III synthase, giving the protein MVLLTRGKDKGLLDRLRALGIEAAEVALLEQVDLPGLQVLPGKLLQADWVAVTSKEGAKRLLWAWERAGRPLLKVAAVGEGTGEVLRQGGLSPAFVPLRATAKDLAAGFPPARRVLFVAGDLAGKDLEAGLEARGVAVERWEVYATQERELSPEELALLERAQIVAFFSPSAARAYALKTPRRPRAACIGPSTVEEARRLGFAVWEAAEPGLEGLFQAILRALS; this is encoded by the coding sequence GTGGTCCTGCTCACCCGCGGGAAGGATAAGGGGCTACTGGACCGGCTCCGCGCCTTGGGGATAGAGGCGGCGGAGGTGGCCCTTTTGGAGCAGGTGGACCTGCCGGGCCTCCAGGTTCTTCCCGGAAAACTCCTCCAGGCGGACTGGGTGGCGGTCACCTCCAAAGAGGGGGCTAAGAGGCTCCTTTGGGCTTGGGAAAGGGCGGGAAGGCCCCTTCTCAAGGTGGCGGCGGTGGGGGAAGGGACGGGGGAAGTGCTGCGCCAGGGGGGCCTATCCCCCGCCTTCGTCCCTCTCCGGGCCACCGCCAAGGACCTGGCGGCGGGCTTTCCCCCAGCTCGAAGGGTGCTCTTTGTGGCGGGGGATCTGGCGGGGAAGGATTTGGAGGCAGGCCTCGAGGCCCGGGGGGTGGCGGTGGAGCGATGGGAGGTGTACGCTACCCAGGAGAGGGAGCTTTCCCCTGAGGAGCTGGCCCTTTTGGAAAGGGCCCAGATAGTAGCCTTCTTTAGCCCCAGCGCTGCCAGGGCTTACGCCCTGAAGACCCCCAGGAGGCCCAGGGCCGCCTGCATCGGCCCCAGCACTGTGGAGGAGGCCAGGCGGCTAGGCTTTGCCGTGTGGGAGGCGGCGGAGCCGGGCCTGGAAGGGCTTTTCCAGGCCATACTTCGGGCACTCTCATAG
- the purB gene encoding adenylosuccinate lyase: MVPRYQTPEMAELWSEESRYRMWALVETYALEAWEALGQVPKGLSQRLLAHLKEHPLDARFAQRVAELEEVTRHDLVAFTRALVEWTGDEEVGRYLHLGLTSSDVVDTAQNTLLVRALDLILEELSGVQEELKRLALRYKHTPAIARTHGVHAEPTSFGLRFLSFYAAFERDRERLKRAQKTIGVAMLSGSVGNYAHIPPEVEAHVAQRLGLSPEPLSTQVVPRDRHAEVLAALALLGGNLERVAVELRHLQRTEVLEAQEPFREGQTGSSSMPHKKNPVGLENLTGMARLLRGYLGPSLENIALWHERDISHSSVERVILPDATTASHYALRRLRSILGGLVVFEENLRRNLDLTRGLVYSQQVLNALIAHGLPRDRAYALVQRNALRSWEEGRSLAELLQEDPENPLKGEGLKALFDPSPFLKHVDAIYARFGL, encoded by the coding sequence ATGGTCCCCCGTTACCAGACCCCGGAGATGGCCGAGCTGTGGTCGGAGGAGAGCCGCTACCGCATGTGGGCCCTGGTGGAGACCTATGCCCTCGAGGCCTGGGAAGCCCTGGGCCAGGTGCCCAAAGGGCTTTCCCAAAGGCTTCTTGCCCACCTAAAGGAGCATCCCCTGGACGCCCGCTTCGCCCAGAGGGTGGCGGAGCTGGAGGAGGTCACCCGCCACGACCTGGTGGCCTTCACCCGGGCCTTGGTGGAGTGGACCGGGGACGAGGAGGTGGGGCGCTACCTGCACCTGGGCCTCACCAGCTCGGACGTGGTGGACACCGCGCAAAACACCCTTTTGGTGAGGGCCTTGGACCTGATCCTTGAGGAGCTATCCGGGGTCCAGGAGGAGCTCAAGCGCCTGGCCCTCCGCTACAAGCACACCCCGGCCATCGCCCGCACCCACGGGGTCCACGCCGAGCCCACCAGCTTCGGCCTCCGCTTCCTGAGCTTTTACGCCGCCTTTGAGCGGGACAGGGAAAGGCTTAAGCGCGCCCAGAAGACCATCGGGGTGGCCATGCTCTCGGGCTCGGTAGGGAACTACGCCCACATCCCTCCGGAGGTGGAGGCCCACGTGGCCCAGCGGCTTGGCCTTAGTCCAGAACCCCTCTCCACCCAGGTGGTGCCCCGGGACCGGCACGCGGAGGTGCTGGCCGCCCTGGCCCTCCTGGGGGGGAACCTGGAGCGGGTGGCGGTGGAGCTTCGCCACCTCCAGCGCACGGAGGTCCTCGAGGCCCAGGAGCCTTTCCGGGAAGGCCAGACGGGAAGTTCCAGCATGCCCCACAAGAAAAACCCCGTGGGTCTGGAAAACCTCACCGGGATGGCCAGGCTCCTTCGGGGATACCTGGGCCCATCCCTGGAAAACATCGCCCTGTGGCACGAAAGGGACATCTCCCACTCCTCCGTGGAGCGGGTCATCCTCCCCGACGCCACCACCGCCAGCCACTACGCCCTGAGGCGGCTAAGGAGCATCCTGGGGGGCCTGGTGGTCTTTGAGGAGAACCTTAGGCGCAACCTGGACCTCACCCGGGGCCTCGTCTACTCCCAGCAGGTGCTGAACGCCCTCATCGCCCACGGCCTTCCCCGGGACAGGGCCTACGCCCTCGTCCAGCGGAACGCCCTAAGGAGCTGGGAGGAAGGCCGAAGCCTCGCCGAGCTTTTGCAGGAGGACCCGGAGAACCCCCTCAAGGGGGAGGGGCTTAAGGCCCTCTTCGACCCCTCCCCTTTCCTCAAACACGTGGACGCCATCTACGCCCGCTTCGGGCTCTGA
- the hemA gene encoding glutamyl-tRNA reductase: MALPLYLVGLSHKTAPVEVRERAALDPAVALPAALRTLGKGVVLSTCNRTEIYGVGSPKEAKALLLARGVEVYHLYQKEGIEALRHLFRVAAGLDSLVMGEAQILGQVREALFLARKYGATESLLEKAFQSAIALGKRARSETAIGAGAVSVAYAALDLALAVYGDLTGLAVAVLGAGEMAELFLTHLKAQGVDRVLVVNRTVERARALAERFGGEAYGLMALPQVLRQADLVVASAASPHYLVRPEDLPRRSKPLFLIDIALPRNIDPRVSRLPQAYLYNLDDLKRVVEKNLKARQGEVPKVEALIEGAIGDYLEWYAGHRVREAIRALKGLAYREVVREYPEADPFTWHKEAGRRAHPWIQAVKARTQEFLQGPPCPGECPLLAFRPPRP, translated from the coding sequence ATGGCCCTGCCCCTTTACCTGGTGGGCCTTTCCCACAAGACCGCCCCCGTGGAGGTGCGGGAGCGGGCGGCCTTGGACCCAGCGGTGGCCCTGCCGGCGGCCCTGAGGACCTTGGGCAAGGGGGTGGTGCTTTCCACCTGCAACCGCACGGAAATCTACGGGGTGGGAAGCCCCAAGGAGGCCAAGGCCCTCCTCCTTGCGCGTGGGGTGGAGGTCTACCACCTCTACCAGAAGGAGGGAATAGAGGCCCTGCGGCACCTCTTTCGGGTGGCGGCGGGCCTGGACTCCTTGGTGATGGGGGAAGCGCAAATCCTGGGCCAGGTGCGGGAGGCCCTCTTCCTGGCCCGGAAATATGGGGCCACGGAAAGCCTATTGGAGAAGGCCTTCCAGTCGGCCATCGCCCTGGGCAAAAGGGCCCGGAGCGAGACGGCCATTGGGGCGGGGGCGGTGAGCGTGGCCTACGCTGCCCTGGACCTGGCCCTGGCGGTGTACGGGGACCTCACGGGCCTTGCCGTGGCGGTTTTGGGGGCGGGGGAGATGGCGGAGCTCTTTCTTACCCACCTGAAGGCCCAGGGAGTGGACCGGGTTTTGGTGGTGAACCGCACGGTGGAGAGGGCCAGGGCCCTGGCGGAGCGGTTTGGAGGGGAAGCCTATGGCCTTATGGCCCTTCCCCAGGTCCTGCGCCAGGCGGACCTGGTGGTGGCTTCCGCCGCCAGCCCCCATTACCTGGTGCGCCCGGAGGACCTGCCGAGGAGGTCCAAGCCCCTTTTCCTCATCGACATCGCCCTGCCCCGGAACATCGATCCCCGGGTGAGCCGCCTGCCCCAGGCCTACCTGTATAACCTGGACGACCTCAAGCGGGTGGTGGAGAAGAACCTCAAGGCCCGCCAGGGCGAGGTGCCCAAGGTGGAGGCCCTCATAGAGGGAGCCATTGGGGACTACCTGGAGTGGTATGCAGGCCACCGGGTGCGGGAGGCCATACGGGCCCTAAAGGGCCTGGCCTATAGGGAGGTGGTGCGGGAGTACCCGGAGGCCGATCCCTTTACCTGGCACAAGGAGGCGGGGCGCAGGGCCCATCCCTGGATTCAGGCCGTAAAGGCCCGGACCCAGGAGTTCCTCCAGGGTCCTCCCTGCCCTGGGGAGTGCCCGCTTCTGGCCT
- a CDS encoding carboxymuconolactone decarboxylase family protein, producing MSVRRAIWGEKQEAIEASLREVDEDLFRYIRDFAYEEVLARPGLDLKTRELLAITALIALGSPKELATHLEGALRVGATEEEVRETILQSALFLGFPRALAAMKLFHKVLKGRGPAHPREG from the coding sequence ATGAGCGTGCGGCGGGCCATCTGGGGGGAGAAGCAAGAGGCCATTGAGGCAAGCCTCAGGGAGGTGGACGAGGATCTTTTCCGCTACATCCGGGACTTCGCCTACGAGGAGGTCCTGGCCCGGCCGGGGCTGGACCTCAAAACCCGGGAACTCCTGGCCATCACCGCCCTGATCGCCCTGGGTAGCCCCAAGGAGCTGGCTACCCATCTGGAGGGGGCTTTACGGGTGGGCGCCACCGAGGAGGAGGTGCGGGAAACCATCCTGCAGTCTGCCCTTTTCTTGGGTTTCCCCCGGGCCTTGGCCGCCATGAAGCTCTTTCACAAGGTCCTTAAAGGCCGTGGTCCTGCTCACCCGCGGGAAGGATAA
- the purC gene encoding phosphoribosylaminoimidazolesuccinocarboxamide synthase, translating into MEKLYEGKAKILYPEGEDTLRVYFKDEATAFNAQKRGLIPGKGVVNNKVSAVLFRYLEAHGVKTHFLEELSDREMRVLRVRILPLEVILRFRAAGSFAKRYGVKEGTPLRAPLVEYSLKSDPLGDPLICPEAILALGLATEEELSQVKATTLKIGELLRDFFAQRGLDLVDFKLEFGKRDGEILLADEISPDTMRLWDQKTGEPMDKDRFRKDLGGVEEAYQEVLRRVLRG; encoded by the coding sequence ATGGAAAAGCTCTACGAGGGCAAGGCCAAGATCCTCTACCCCGAGGGGGAGGACACCCTAAGGGTCTACTTCAAGGACGAGGCCACCGCTTTCAACGCGCAAAAGCGGGGCCTTATCCCGGGGAAAGGGGTGGTGAACAATAAGGTTTCCGCGGTCCTCTTCCGGTACCTCGAGGCCCATGGGGTAAAGACCCACTTCCTGGAGGAGCTCTCCGACCGGGAGATGCGGGTCTTGAGGGTGAGGATCCTCCCCCTGGAGGTCATCCTCCGCTTCCGGGCAGCGGGGAGCTTCGCCAAGCGCTACGGGGTGAAGGAGGGCACCCCCCTAAGGGCTCCCTTGGTGGAGTACTCCCTTAAAAGCGACCCTCTGGGCGACCCCTTGATCTGCCCCGAGGCCATTTTGGCCCTGGGCCTGGCCACGGAGGAGGAACTTTCCCAGGTGAAGGCCACCACCCTGAAGATAGGGGAGCTATTACGGGATTTCTTCGCCCAAAGGGGGCTGGACCTCGTGGATTTCAAGCTGGAGTTTGGCAAAAGGGATGGGGAAATCCTCCTCGCCGACGAGATCTCCCCCGACACCATGCGCCTTTGGGACCAAAAGACGGGGGAGCCCATGGATAAAGACCGCTTCCGCAAGGACCTGGGAGGTGTGGAGGAAGCCTACCAGGAGGTCCTGCGGCGGGTTCTAAGGGGGTAG